One Fibrobacter sp. UWB13 DNA window includes the following coding sequences:
- a CDS encoding UvrD-helicase domain-containing protein — MENFTLKQFAPSNKLPSQSLFIEASAGTGKTYTIQLMVAKLISLGTPLKKILIVTYTEKAAGELKDRIRKKIDEVLVNRKIDKSDETEQPLSDAELTLFTKAYQDVDNAAIFTIHSFCQKALKEFAYDAGRPFDMSMIDDKEVNDLIEKFIRDNWSNDKDFNLLLDFEEKTSSFIRDLKEKFIKAINAYKGSDSNSKEVIPLDKIEEISVLGYTLSTEDKRKIAEAEKFDDIKKFPAYSKAFEILKGSPDHRFGSTAKKSIKNFTDTLGKWEKGASLYSGSEFKDGKYLQTNWQPDVYESFVAFKVLNNFLKNFNDILLNNFLIAQTPIVFDEWQKHKTDMKVQSFNDMILSVHQAVLDNSKGDSPLKTRLRAQYTYAIIDEFQDTNQLQWDIFSAVFDKIFVVGDPKQSIYSFQGADVNVYQKAIQEIKNGMSLKTNFRSTKGIIDGCNELFKGSFFTPYEGSTKLINFEGSLSPDKEGQIKALPQINGKEVAPIWISQQDIEETDFAQATVQKIVEWCSFVGNKTVLQVFDKKDCTKLRNVTFKDFAILARSRSEMEEIEDAMRAAGVPFSRYKDSNLFSSRECAEWIALFKAIDAPDFSAWNRRLLSEALITDFFRISCQEIEYVESEAFDDPENPVRKKINAWQELAQKRRYAEMLERIYSDTQIEERLTEISKLQNLAKLRQIGNYAVEYLYNHNCSLEDTVRHLEALASYSTGADDEDGNLIEKSTDYDAVQIMTIHASKGLEFPIVISVAGFKQRYTQDSGPFLYHDQNEIKLGFGDTARQKRAQEELEEWKRLFYVDFTRASSILILPRYKKWYGSNKVKDEFKFLESSIKELIQADEQRDSDKKLTTTLPTLENWDPNTLKQSVRNNILKPLNEKSGAGAVLTNEEIAQNIAQQKINMASLQGKIATASIMQFSYSTLSGKADSQIESDDGSNINPNGDDTTATQTTAVKISDIDKEVKNCTIAFNEELDYQTNLNETAKKFPRGSHAGNALHRIFENTKFMEFGEKNKTLEQALANPKTQNLIEEEFKRESLPIWNHHEAWHDIATRYTWNTLNARLPEIAGSTTTSETFALVDIPESDHKPEVQFNQNASEKDILWRFCKGFIDLLFVRPINGQKYYSILDWKSDMLENNVYTPDALKEKVDNDYSIQRVLYSYCLIQWLKQFYGEGTDENLSESKIFEKHFGGIYYAFIRGTEGGTSKGIYAQTWESYDKLEKAYQKVKKLMSKTSNKEGK, encoded by the coding sequence ATGGAAAATTTTACTCTTAAACAATTTGCCCCTTCCAACAAGCTTCCATCCCAAAGCCTCTTCATCGAAGCCTCGGCAGGCACAGGCAAAACATACACCATCCAGTTGATGGTCGCAAAACTTATTAGCCTTGGCACACCGCTCAAAAAAATTCTGATCGTCACGTACACCGAAAAAGCGGCTGGCGAGTTGAAAGACCGTATTCGCAAAAAAATCGACGAAGTCCTCGTAAACCGAAAAATCGACAAAAGCGACGAAACCGAACAACCGCTTAGCGATGCAGAACTCACCCTGTTCACGAAAGCCTATCAAGATGTCGATAACGCAGCCATTTTCACCATCCATTCCTTCTGTCAAAAAGCACTCAAGGAATTTGCCTACGATGCAGGGCGTCCATTCGACATGTCCATGATCGACGACAAGGAAGTTAACGACCTCATCGAAAAGTTCATTCGCGACAATTGGAGCAACGATAAAGATTTTAATTTATTGTTAGATTTCGAAGAAAAGACATCTTCTTTCATCCGCGATTTGAAAGAAAAATTCATCAAAGCTATTAACGCCTATAAAGGTTCGGATTCCAACAGTAAAGAAGTTATCCCACTGGATAAAATTGAAGAAATCTCAGTTCTGGGCTATACCTTAAGCACCGAAGACAAGCGAAAAATCGCCGAAGCAGAAAAATTTGATGACATAAAAAAATTTCCGGCATACAGCAAAGCTTTTGAAATTCTTAAAGGCAGCCCTGATCACAGATTCGGCAGTACAGCAAAGAAGTCCATAAAGAATTTTACAGACACTCTCGGAAAATGGGAAAAAGGAGCTTCCCTTTATTCTGGTTCAGAGTTCAAAGATGGCAAGTATCTTCAAACAAACTGGCAACCAGACGTTTACGAGTCCTTCGTTGCATTCAAAGTACTCAACAATTTCCTCAAAAATTTCAATGATATTTTGTTGAACAATTTTTTGATTGCTCAAACGCCTATCGTTTTTGATGAATGGCAAAAACACAAGACCGATATGAAAGTCCAGTCGTTCAACGACATGATTCTCTCGGTCCACCAAGCCGTACTCGACAACAGTAAGGGAGATTCCCCACTCAAGACAAGGCTTCGTGCGCAATACACCTACGCCATCATCGACGAATTCCAGGACACAAACCAGCTGCAATGGGATATTTTCAGCGCCGTTTTCGACAAAATTTTTGTCGTGGGCGACCCGAAACAGTCAATCTACAGCTTCCAAGGCGCCGATGTAAACGTCTACCAGAAAGCGATTCAAGAAATCAAAAATGGCATGTCGTTAAAGACAAACTTTAGATCGACAAAAGGCATCATCGATGGTTGCAATGAACTTTTCAAAGGCAGTTTTTTCACGCCCTACGAAGGTTCTACCAAGCTCATCAATTTCGAGGGTTCGCTTTCACCAGATAAAGAAGGTCAAATCAAAGCTTTGCCCCAAATCAACGGCAAAGAAGTCGCTCCTATTTGGATTAGCCAACAAGATATTGAAGAAACCGATTTTGCCCAAGCCACTGTCCAAAAAATTGTAGAATGGTGTTCCTTTGTTGGCAATAAGACCGTTTTGCAGGTTTTCGACAAAAAAGACTGCACCAAACTCAGAAACGTCACCTTCAAAGATTTCGCCATCCTCGCCCGCAGCCGAAGCGAAATGGAAGAAATCGAAGACGCCATGCGTGCAGCCGGCGTACCGTTCAGCCGCTACAAAGACAGCAACCTTTTCAGCAGCCGCGAATGCGCTGAATGGATTGCACTATTCAAAGCCATTGATGCGCCCGATTTTTCCGCTTGGAACAGACGTCTCCTGAGCGAAGCTCTCATCACAGACTTCTTCAGAATTTCTTGTCAAGAAATCGAATATGTCGAAAGCGAAGCGTTTGACGACCCCGAAAATCCAGTCCGTAAAAAAATAAATGCTTGGCAAGAACTCGCCCAAAAGCGCCGCTATGCAGAAATGCTCGAGCGCATTTACAGCGATACGCAAATCGAAGAACGACTGACTGAAATTTCCAAATTACAGAACTTGGCAAAACTCCGCCAAATCGGCAACTACGCCGTTGAATACCTCTACAATCACAATTGCTCCCTCGAAGATACCGTACGCCACCTAGAAGCTCTTGCCAGCTACAGTACAGGTGCCGATGACGAAGATGGAAACCTCATCGAAAAGAGTACCGACTACGACGCCGTGCAAATCATGACCATTCACGCCTCGAAGGGGCTTGAATTCCCGATCGTCATTTCCGTTGCAGGCTTTAAGCAAAGATACACGCAAGACTCTGGACCGTTCCTTTATCACGACCAAAACGAAATTAAGCTCGGTTTCGGAGACACTGCTAGACAAAAACGCGCGCAGGAAGAACTCGAAGAATGGAAGCGACTTTTCTACGTCGACTTCACACGAGCATCATCTATATTGATTTTGCCACGCTACAAAAAATGGTACGGATCAAATAAAGTCAAGGATGAATTCAAGTTCCTTGAAAGTTCCATAAAAGAACTCATCCAAGCCGACGAACAACGCGATTCCGATAAAAAGCTGACAACAACATTGCCAACTCTTGAAAACTGGGATCCTAACACATTAAAGCAAAGCGTCAGAAACAACATTCTCAAGCCGCTCAATGAAAAATCCGGAGCAGGCGCAGTTTTGACGAACGAAGAAATCGCTCAAAATATCGCCCAGCAAAAGATCAACATGGCAAGCTTGCAGGGAAAAATCGCTACCGCAAGCATTATGCAATTTTCATACAGCACGCTTTCAGGAAAGGCTGATTCGCAAATCGAATCCGATGACGGTAGCAACATCAACCCCAATGGCGATGACACAACGGCAACACAAACAACCGCCGTCAAGATTAGCGATATCGACAAAGAGGTGAAAAACTGCACTATTGCTTTCAACGAAGAACTTGATTACCAGACGAACCTGAACGAAACTGCGAAAAAATTCCCGCGTGGTTCGCATGCCGGTAATGCCCTCCACCGCATTTTCGAAAACACCAAGTTCATGGAATTCGGTGAAAAAAACAAGACTCTCGAACAGGCTCTCGCCAATCCAAAGACGCAGAACCTCATCGAAGAAGAATTCAAGCGCGAATCGCTCCCCATCTGGAATCATCACGAAGCTTGGCACGACATCGCCACACGTTACACGTGGAATACGCTAAACGCTAGGTTGCCAGAAATCGCAGGTAGCACGACGACATCGGAGACGTTCGCACTTGTTGACATTCCCGAAAGCGATCACAAGCCCGAAGTTCAATTCAACCAAAACGCATCCGAGAAAGATATTCTCTGGCGTTTCTGCAAGGGATTTATCGACTTGCTTTTCGTCCGCCCCATAAATGGTCAAAAGTACTATTCCATTCTCGACTGGAAATCGGACATGCTCGAAAACAACGTCTACACGCCCGATGCGCTCAAGGAAAAAGTCGACAACGACTACTCCATCCAGCGCGTGCTTTACAGCTATTGCCTGATTCAATGGCTTAAGCAGTTCTACGGCGAAGGCACCGACGAGAACTTGAGCGAATCTAAAATTTTCGAGAAACACTTTGGCGGCATCTATTACGCGTTCATCCGTGGCACCGAAGGCGGCACCTCCAAGGGCATTTACGCACAAACTTGGGAAAGCTACGATAAACTCGAAAAAGCCTATCAAAAAGTAAAAAAACTCATGAGCAAGACCTCCAATAAGGAGGGAAAATAA
- a CDS encoding ATP-dependent RecD-like DNA helicase: MNNKTLATQSIDEFIDALIEIRGLVPLDKHLLHLLFEIKSDISLQTQKFLTLSMSLLDDGNTRVPLDAEQFTEKWTRKWNGLVALSISTSEEDIDESAFATANDFASIISDGIQDILTKDFSAIMESRETDTESVEDAMSKPFVLAKRNNGTHLYFTKHFDAKCVIEKAAKILFKDGSKPSQKEIDDCTQKIADMCEPKDGKKFIIKERQAEAIIRGQTENLVITGGPGTGKTTVVLYILWNLLANHSEMLDWNIYLAAPSGKAADRMRESLIGGLSNILDEQKTGDNERIFRKLNELESSTIHRLLRFSRSKGCFTFNRKEQFPKNSIFVIDEASMIDIEMFAALLEAIPEGARIFILGDSFQLPSVDSGAVLGEILKVQSGKDFSVMLNESNRFDDSSNIGKLAAEIKKVAESKDNNQFVPHKFTITGEESAPENDESPKFKDKVLYKSLETGDKPLTKKEEEKLIESFISEWSQDFAKLPEFAVQINPQRTGIEADDPDKIETKRRNDIWKLSLTKRILCAERRGLRGVENINKKVCSKIKSLWSAKKKKEGETVQWDDSGYFPGQLLIITKNQEMFKLYNGDTGIVVFDGNTPCLMLKKAPPQRKDLQKTRDDYVFYPLSILPKDAIATAFAITIHKSQGSEYNHVTMFLPTKIGHPLLTNQIIYTGITRAMDSVTIIANNDTFEAAVTTVSERDTGISL, encoded by the coding sequence ATGAATAACAAAACACTCGCTACACAATCGATTGACGAATTCATTGACGCCCTCATTGAAATACGCGGGCTCGTTCCGCTTGACAAGCACTTGCTCCATCTGCTTTTTGAAATCAAAAGCGACATTTCTCTCCAAACGCAAAAATTCTTGACGCTCAGTATGTCGCTTCTCGACGACGGCAACACGCGCGTTCCGCTAGACGCAGAACAGTTCACGGAAAAGTGGACCCGCAAATGGAACGGTCTTGTCGCTCTCAGTATCAGCACATCCGAAGAAGATATCGACGAAAGCGCCTTTGCAACTGCAAACGATTTTGCAAGCATCATCAGCGATGGTATTCAAGACATTTTGACAAAAGACTTTTCCGCCATCATGGAAAGCCGCGAGACCGACACAGAGTCCGTCGAAGACGCCATGAGCAAGCCTTTTGTCCTCGCCAAGCGCAATAACGGAACGCACCTTTACTTTACCAAGCATTTCGATGCCAAATGCGTGATTGAAAAAGCAGCGAAGATTTTGTTCAAGGACGGCAGCAAGCCGAGCCAAAAAGAAATCGATGATTGCACACAAAAAATCGCTGACATGTGCGAGCCTAAAGACGGCAAAAAGTTCATCATCAAGGAACGCCAAGCCGAAGCCATCATCCGTGGGCAAACAGAAAACCTGGTCATCACTGGCGGCCCGGGCACCGGCAAGACAACCGTCGTTCTCTACATTCTGTGGAACCTGCTCGCAAACCACAGCGAAATGCTCGACTGGAACATCTATCTCGCCGCTCCGAGCGGCAAGGCAGCCGACCGCATGCGCGAAAGCCTTATCGGCGGTCTCTCAAATATTCTTGACGAACAAAAGACCGGCGATAACGAGCGTATTTTCCGCAAACTGAACGAACTCGAAAGCAGCACCATCCACCGTCTGCTCCGATTCTCCAGAAGCAAGGGATGTTTCACATTCAACCGCAAAGAACAATTCCCCAAGAATTCCATCTTCGTCATCGACGAAGCTAGCATGATCGACATCGAAATGTTCGCAGCCCTCCTCGAAGCCATCCCCGAAGGCGCACGCATATTCATCCTCGGTGACTCATTCCAGCTCCCGTCTGTTGATTCCGGAGCCGTCCTCGGTGAAATCCTGAAAGTGCAATCCGGCAAGGATTTCTCCGTCATGCTCAACGAATCCAACCGATTTGACGACAGTTCAAACATCGGTAAGCTCGCTGCAGAAATCAAGAAAGTTGCCGAAAGCAAGGACAACAACCAGTTCGTCCCGCACAAATTCACCATTACCGGTGAAGAGTCTGCTCCTGAAAATGACGAGTCCCCAAAATTCAAGGACAAAGTTCTTTACAAGAGCCTCGAAACTGGCGACAAACCGCTTACGAAAAAAGAAGAGGAAAAGCTCATCGAATCGTTCATTAGCGAATGGTCTCAAGATTTCGCCAAGCTTCCCGAGTTCGCCGTGCAAATCAACCCACAACGCACCGGCATTGAAGCAGATGACCCCGATAAAATTGAAACAAAACGTCGCAATGACATTTGGAAGCTTTCGTTGACAAAGCGAATCCTCTGCGCTGAACGTCGTGGCCTCCGAGGCGTAGAAAACATAAACAAAAAAGTTTGTTCTAAAATCAAGAGTCTATGGAGCGCTAAAAAGAAAAAAGAAGGCGAAACCGTCCAATGGGACGACTCCGGCTATTTCCCTGGACAGCTCCTGATTATTACCAAAAACCAGGAAATGTTCAAGCTTTACAACGGCGACACAGGCATCGTCGTCTTTGACGGCAACACTCCCTGCCTCATGCTCAAAAAAGCGCCTCCACAAAGAAAGGACCTCCAAAAGACTCGCGATGACTATGTATTCTACCCGCTTTCGATCCTCCCCAAGGATGCAATCGCGACAGCATTTGCCATCACCATCCACAAGTCGCAAGGCTCCGAGTACAATCACGTGACCATGTTCCTGCCGACCAAAATCGGGCACCCCCTGCTCACGAACCAAATCATCTACACAGGCATTACCCGCGCTATGGATAGCGTCACCATCATCGCAAACAACGACACATTCGAAGCCGCCGTGACCACGGTCAGCGAGCGTGACACGGGAATTTCGCTATAG
- the dinD gene encoding DNA damage-inducible protein D, which yields MTKKEVTTYSQQTFENLKHIDENGNEFWYARELQIALEYTEWRNFEKSIKRAKEACASSGFVETDHFVGVNKMINLAKGAQREVADIKLSRYACYLIVMNGDPRKEVIALGQTYFAVKTRQKEIYDEVAQLSEDEKRLAIRDEVTIRNKFLASSAKAAGVETPMDYAVFQNRGYQGLYNGLGMKDIHKRKGLKKSEQILDHMGATELAANLFRITQTDDKLRRENIKGKELANETHFAVGKKVRQTIAELGGTMPENLPTPKISAKKLKQERKKAIAKK from the coding sequence ATGACTAAAAAAGAAGTTACCACTTATTCTCAGCAGACATTTGAAAACCTCAAGCACATTGATGAAAACGGGAATGAATTTTGGTACGCAAGAGAACTGCAAATTGCTTTGGAATATACAGAATGGAGAAATTTTGAAAAGAGCATAAAACGAGCAAAGGAAGCTTGCGCATCAAGCGGTTTTGTTGAGACAGATCATTTTGTTGGCGTCAACAAAATGATAAATCTTGCCAAAGGAGCCCAGCGAGAAGTCGCCGATATAAAGCTTTCCCGTTATGCTTGTTACCTGATTGTAATGAATGGGGATCCCCGTAAAGAAGTAATAGCCCTTGGGCAAACATATTTCGCTGTTAAAACTCGTCAAAAGGAAATTTATGATGAAGTTGCACAGCTTTCGGAAGACGAAAAACGTTTGGCCATCCGTGACGAAGTAACGATTCGCAATAAATTCCTAGCCAGCTCCGCAAAAGCTGCCGGAGTCGAAACGCCCATGGATTATGCAGTGTTCCAAAATCGCGGATATCAAGGTCTTTATAACGGCCTGGGAATGAAAGATATTCATAAGCGCAAAGGTCTCAAGAAAAGCGAACAAATATTGGATCACATGGGCGCTACGGAGCTTGCAGCAAACCTGTTCCGCATTACGCAAACAGATGACAAACTCCGTCGTGAAAATATCAAGGGGAAAGAATTAGCGAACGAGACACATTTTGCCGTAGGCAAGAAAGTTCGCCAGACAATTGCTGAACTTGGCGGAACCATGCCAGAAAATCTCCCCACTCCCAAGATCAGTGCCAAAAAGTTGAAACAGGAACGCAAGAAAGCCATTGCGAAGAAATAA
- a CDS encoding Hsp20/alpha crystallin family protein, which yields MMNTQILPNAFYGIQNFIDSLNAAKAQGECTYTPKADYYETEGGFALEVELPGVKKEDMDIQVEKNILTVKATRARKDEKFTYERSFRLADDIDTENIKVSLENGILKFDLTKKAQAAARKIAIA from the coding sequence ATGATGAACACACAGATCCTTCCGAACGCTTTCTATGGTATCCAGAACTTCATTGACAGCTTGAACGCCGCAAAGGCACAGGGCGAATGCACTTACACGCCGAAGGCAGACTACTACGAAACCGAAGGCGGCTTTGCTCTCGAAGTCGAGCTTCCGGGTGTCAAGAAAGAAGACATGGACATCCAGGTCGAAAAGAATATCTTGACGGTCAAGGCTACCCGCGCACGCAAGGACGAAAAGTTCACTTACGAACGTAGCTTCCGCTTGGCAGACGATATCGATACCGAAAACATTAAAGTCTCCTTGGAAAACGGTATCCTGAAATTCGACCTTACCAAGAAAGCTCAGGCTGCAGCCCGCAAAATTGCCATTGCCTAA